The Nocardia sp. NBC_00508 nucleotide sequence CGGTCACCGCCCGCGGGCGGCCCGACGTAGGCCACGTCACACCGATCTCCTTCCTGCGCTTGCGGCCAGTGGCCGTCACGTGCACAATAACCACCACAAACATAATACGCAACATTCGTTGCAAAATATGCAATGCATATAGGACATTGATCTGCGGGTGCGAATCCGCCGGGAAGGAGCGCCGTGGCCATCGACGACGAACTCGTCGCAGCCCTCGCCGACCGCACGCTCGGGCCGGAACACAAGGGCCTTCCGCCCGCCGCCTGGGGCCGGACGGTGCGCGAATTCCTCGACACCGCACCCACTCTCGACCAACTGGAAACTCCGGTGCTGACCATCGACCAGGCGGCGGTCGAGACGAATCTGGCGGTGATGGCCGACTGGACCAAGGCCGCCGGGGTCCAGCTGGCTCCGCACGGGAAGACCACCATGGCGCCACAGCTGTGGGCCCGTCAGCTGGCGGCCGGTTCGTGGGGCATCACGCTCGCCACCGTGTGGCAGGTCCAGCTGGCGCGATCGTTCGGCGTCGGCCGTGTGGTGCTGGCGAATTCCCTCGTCGATCCGGTCGGATTGCGCTGGCTCGCCGAGGAATCGACCCGCGATCCGGCGTTCGAGTTCGTCTGCTGGGTGGACAGTGCCGGCACGGTCGAGCTGATGGATACCCAGCTGGCGGCGGTGCCGGGCAGTGCGCGCGTGCGGGTGATCGTCGAACTGGGCGGACCGAACGGCCGCACCGGCGCCCGCACGGTCGAGGCGGCCCACGCCATCGCCGCGGCGGTGGATCGATCGGCCCGCCTGACGCTGGCCGGTGTCGGCGGCTACGAGGGCGCACTCGCACACGACCGCACCCCGGAGGCCATCGACGCGGTCCGCCACTACCTCGGCGAGCTCGCCCGGCTGCACCGCGAACTCGCCGCGGCGGGGCGCTACCCCGCTGCGGCGATCGTCACCGCGGGCGGCAGCGCCTATCCGGACCTGGTCGTCGACTGCCTGTCCGGACTCGCCGACGAGGAAGGCGCGCACGGAGTTTCGACCACGGTGGTCTTGCGCTCGGGCGCCTACCTCATCCACGATGACGGCTTCTACGCGGGGATCTCCCCGCTGGCCGCACCGCACCGCGGGCGTCCACTGCGCTCGGCCATGCACGGCTGGGCGCGCACGGTCTCGCGGCCGGAGCCGGAACTGGCACTGCTGGACGCGGGCAAGCGCGACTTCCCGTTCGACGAGGGGCTCCCGGTTCCGCAACTCATCGCCGGACCGGATGGACCGCCGCTGAACCCGGC carries:
- a CDS encoding amino acid deaminase, whose amino-acid sequence is MAIDDELVAALADRTLGPEHKGLPPAAWGRTVREFLDTAPTLDQLETPVLTIDQAAVETNLAVMADWTKAAGVQLAPHGKTTMAPQLWARQLAAGSWGITLATVWQVQLARSFGVGRVVLANSLVDPVGLRWLAEESTRDPAFEFVCWVDSAGTVELMDTQLAAVPGSARVRVIVELGGPNGRTGARTVEAAHAIAAAVDRSARLTLAGVGGYEGALAHDRTPEAIDAVRHYLGELARLHRELAAAGRYPAAAIVTAGGSAYPDLVVDCLSGLADEEGAHGVSTTVVLRSGAYLIHDDGFYAGISPLAAPHRGRPLRSAMHGWARTVSRPEPELALLDAGKRDFPFDEGLPVPQLIAGPDGPPLNPAATVSALNDQHTFLRLPGSTAGELPVGSVVQLGLSHPCTAFDKWRLIPVIDDAHAERPRIVDFLHTFF